Proteins from a genomic interval of Gordonia sp. SL306:
- a CDS encoding phage tail fiber protein, translating to MNVTATKNTLVDAFAALGAHIGLATGSPGTSATPANEATGGSYARVATTWGAASSGSRTGTAVIINAAAGTYTHGFIASAATGNNQIDNAALSPNIVLNAAGQIVVTPTLTIV from the coding sequence ATGAACGTGACCGCCACCAAGAACACCCTCGTGGACGCTTTCGCGGCCCTCGGCGCCCACATCGGACTCGCCACCGGCAGCCCCGGTACATCGGCCACACCCGCCAACGAGGCGACCGGAGGTAGCTACGCCCGGGTCGCCACCACGTGGGGCGCCGCATCGTCCGGTTCACGCACCGGCACAGCCGTCATCATCAACGCCGCCGCCGGTACGTACACCCACGGCTTCATCGCATCCGCGGCCACCGGCAACAACCAGATCGACAACGCTGCCCTGAGCCCGAACATCGTCCTCAACGCGGCCGGGCAGATCGTCGTCACTCCGACCCTGACGATCGTCTGA
- a CDS encoding glycine-rich domain-containing protein, which yields MSYEVALAPVGHGDLALAAYPRMPATLNPTGVGALTLPAYARIPATLNPAGAGAVNLAATARMAATIQPTASGAVALPAAQKYWPASLPITAQALLSWGALARMPATLPLAATGALALGAAFPTTAAATTTYSTAGATNYAIPWWCRYIDVVLLGAGGGGGGHAFGSIYGGQGGEAGAWQTITLERGVDIPWTATTITITVGTAGSGGNGNNNGTAGGATTATAASITVTATGGPGGRGTGTSPYGAQTAGASPGSTTFQGVTYPGGTGGTTTSGNGNPATAPGAGGGGGNSGVFVGTNTGGAGSIGRAWLRARQ from the coding sequence GTGTCCTACGAGGTGGCACTCGCCCCAGTCGGCCACGGCGACCTCGCGCTCGCCGCATACCCGCGGATGCCCGCCACCCTCAACCCGACCGGCGTCGGAGCGCTCACCCTCCCGGCGTACGCGCGCATCCCCGCCACCCTCAACCCGGCAGGTGCCGGTGCCGTCAACCTCGCCGCGACCGCGCGCATGGCCGCCACGATCCAGCCCACCGCGAGCGGCGCCGTCGCGCTCCCCGCGGCGCAGAAGTACTGGCCCGCATCGCTACCCATCACCGCGCAGGCGCTCCTATCCTGGGGGGCGCTCGCCCGAATGCCCGCAACCCTGCCGCTGGCCGCCACCGGAGCACTCGCCCTCGGCGCAGCATTCCCCACCACCGCAGCAGCCACCACCACCTACTCCACCGCAGGCGCCACCAACTACGCGATCCCCTGGTGGTGCCGCTACATCGACGTCGTACTCCTCGGTGCTGGCGGGGGTGGTGGTGGCCACGCCTTCGGCAGCATCTACGGCGGTCAAGGCGGCGAAGCTGGGGCCTGGCAAACCATCACCCTCGAACGTGGCGTCGACATCCCATGGACCGCAACGACCATCACCATCACCGTCGGCACCGCAGGCAGTGGCGGGAACGGCAACAACAACGGAACCGCGGGCGGTGCAACCACAGCGACCGCAGCCTCCATCACAGTCACCGCAACTGGTGGACCCGGAGGGCGCGGCACGGGCACATCGCCCTACGGCGCCCAAACCGCGGGTGCCAGCCCCGGCAGCACCACCTTCCAAGGGGTCACATACCCCGGCGGTACCGGCGGCACCACAACGTCGGGCAACGGCAACCCCGCCACCGCGCCAGGCGCAGGTGGTGGTGGCGGAAACTCCGGCGTCTTCGTCGGCACCAACACCGGCGGCGCCGGTTCCATCGGCAGAGCCTGGCTTCGGGCCCGGCAATAG
- a CDS encoding cutinase family protein, with the protein MGREGIIAMIDLLWLDGTWSAPGKRSAASEALRLSLDSTRVRFRYVDYPATFGPATGVGDISPAESISAGMVGLTFAVAESPNVCAVGGYSQGAMAAVAFAREILPQRTNLEVVAVGALGNPHQLTHSGRAGIAGPLSVPRPYFSVYAPFDPIADLPMGSPLRSVADLTEWMSIRSPEAGKRWAVDNVEKLAKQKAQAWWAPWRWHDIENAIRDATFYLGTKHTTDYVTGGYAVKLARMIEQVA; encoded by the coding sequence GTGGGCCGGGAAGGCATCATCGCGATGATCGATCTCCTCTGGCTTGATGGCACCTGGTCGGCACCTGGCAAACGGTCGGCCGCCTCCGAGGCGTTGCGACTCTCACTCGACAGCACACGGGTCCGATTCCGCTACGTCGACTACCCCGCCACGTTCGGACCGGCCACCGGTGTCGGCGACATCTCCCCCGCCGAATCGATCTCGGCAGGCATGGTCGGGCTGACCTTCGCGGTCGCCGAGTCGCCGAACGTGTGCGCCGTCGGCGGATACTCGCAGGGCGCCATGGCGGCCGTCGCGTTCGCCCGCGAGATCCTGCCCCAACGCACGAATCTTGAGGTAGTCGCCGTCGGCGCCCTCGGCAACCCGCACCAGCTCACACACTCGGGCCGCGCAGGCATAGCGGGCCCGCTGTCGGTGCCGCGACCGTACTTCTCGGTGTACGCGCCGTTCGATCCGATCGCCGACTTGCCGATGGGCTCGCCGCTGCGCTCGGTAGCCGATCTCACCGAGTGGATGTCGATTCGCTCCCCCGAGGCGGGGAAACGTTGGGCTGTCGACAATGTGGAGAAACTGGCAAAGCAGAAGGCGCAGGCATGGTGGGCGCCGTGGCGCTGGCATGACATCGAGAATGCGATCAGGGATGCCACCTTCTACCTCGGCACCAAGCACACCACCGACTATGTCACCGGAGGCTATGCCGTGAAGCTGGCGAGAATGATCGAGCAGGTGGCCTGA